The segment cacttattttttatgactactttaaaaaataattataaaaatatatagaatgattaaaaataaaacacttttataaaaatcaaagaatagttttcaaaaactatttttcagaatttttttcaaaaatagttaccaaaaaaccaaacaagtcctatatttttcttttcctcttattttttcattctatttatatatataattttttaaaaacaaaactcaaactTAAAACCAAGAGCTAAAAATACAtccatattaaaatatatatatatatatatatatatatatatatatatatatatatcctagtTTGGATTTGAGTACCATGTCATAtgcaaaatttaataaaaattagtatGAATTTGAATAAGaattaaagtaaattttaataaaattatttaaaattatctaTGTAATAATCTTTTATAATTGAACATactatattatatttaaaaaatttcctaatGATTTACCAAAAAAGATTTGCAAATCCTGTATATATGATTATGCGTTGAAAGCTAGAGAAGCCATGCCCACACAcagctttttgtttttcttaagaGACTTTTTAGTGTTCTTCCAAAGGCATTAAATACACCTCTGAGCAGACAAAAATCAACCACTGGTTGATGATCAGACTTATCGTCAATTGCGAGTTGCTTCCCTAAAATTCATGAACCAGATAAGAATATTTTGACCCACCCCACAAACCCACTTAATCCTTGCAACTACGTAGTTGTACGTACATGTTTGTAAAGGTTAGCTTTGTGGCTGCAGCTTCAGTTGCAGCTTTTGCAGTTTCCAGAATCAAAATTCAATCTTCCAGGAAGCGAAACCCTCCAATCAAACCTGCAGGTACTTTGGAAAATGTCTGCAGAATcaatcttttgtttctttctaaACGTATTTTGATGGTGTTTCATGAACTTAGAGATTGATGACTCAAGCTTCCAACAAGAAGAGATTGAAGAAGACGGGGAAGAGAAGTCTGCGGATTCTGAATTTTCAGTACCATCAAGCAGCTCTCTCTTTTTGTTCTATATTAGTTTCGATTCCTTCTCTCTGATCACTACTCTCTGATCATATACATAGAAGTGACTCATATAAATTTGCATTTCCAGgttgaggaagaggaagagattAAAGGGAGTACTACCAGAagaaaaatggaacaaaatttgaatttacccAAAAGAAGAGAGAGTGGAAATCCACAAGATGTTACAGGTGAAATAGGGATACTACAGAATGCAGTAAAAGaaatggagagaaaaagaaggaCCCTTGAAGGGAAACTGCTAGAAATGTATGGTATTAAAGAGCAGCGTTCATATATTGCTCAGTTGCAGAAGCACTTGAAGGTCAAGACGGAGGAGGTCGACTTTCTGAGCATCACCGTGAACTCGTTGCGGGCAGAGACGAAGAAACTTCAAGAGGAAGCCAAAGAGGGTGTGTTGGTAGAGAAGCAGCTAGAGATTGCAaagaagagaataaaagaaCTGCACGAGAAGATGACTACAGATAGGAACTGGGCGAGGAAGAAATTGCTGACGCTAGCACGAGAAGTTTCTGGTTTTGAGAAGACAGGAATATCCAGTACAGATCATGAGAATGTTGAAAAGAAGAGCGGAAGTGTGGAATTCAAAGCTATGGAGATGAAGAGGAGGAACAAAGAGCTTGAAATGGAAACGGGAGGACTGAAAATTATGTTGGTTGCTGCAGAAGACAAAGCAAATGCGCTATCTGATATGACAGaggtatatatgaaattttctttagtCTTTATTCAGATTCAGTTATGAATATATTGGTTTGGTATCGTATAGCCTGATTTTCCCTGTTGCTGTTTTCGGATTAAAATGAAGGATAAGCTGGAGGAGGAGATGAATAAGTTTAGGCATGCAAATGAAAGTTTATCCAAACAGATAGAAAAATTGCGGAAAAACAGGTTCGGCATAATCGAAGAACTAATGTACCAACGCTCGCTCAACGCTTGCTTGAGGTTCGAAAGCCAAAATTACCTAACCCCACCGATTCTCAGAAAGAATTCAAGCCAAGAATCTCATGGCAACAAGACTCCTACTCCAATCCCACACCATAATTCATACAGCAAATCTTCTTCCTCATCCTCCATTGACAGAACTACAATAGACAGCTCTTCTAGCAGCGAGAGGAGCATAAGCAAGAAATATGGTTTGATTCATAATATAAGAAGATGGGGAAGACGAAAGGATAATCCAAGATTAGTTGTTTCATCATCGGAGAGGTCTTCTAGAGAAAATTCTCCATTCAAGGCAGGCGGCCTAATTCGCAGGTTATCTATGTCAGATGTTCCACTGCAAAGGAAGGAAAATGACAGCACCGGACTAGTAGGCATCACCCCATCTAGGAAGATCAAAAGAGTGCAGTTTAGCACCCAATCTCAGGAAGTTCAAAGCGTCTTTGATCTCGAAAGGAATCCAATCGACACGGTAGCATGGCTGAGATCAACTGGAGACCTGGATGACAAGAAAAATACAGCCATGCAATCAAGCAGAGCTGGGTCCCTTATGGGGGGAGACGAGAAACATGAAGTGAGTCTGAAAAAGGCCAGTCATTGCAGGGATTTGAGCGGGACAGACATGGGAAATGGTAAGGTTGAAAGTGGGGACAAAGAGGAGTTGCATCATTCAAATATGCTGCCCAATGTTCTTCATAGTGACAGCAGGGTTTGGACCCCCCTGcgttcttcctctttctcttgaTGTTACctatttatatattacttctCAATGCTGGGCTTTACTAATTCAGAGTTCagaattttaatataatttgaaattttcatttttctaaatagggTTTTGATACAATATTGAATTATCACATCATGTTTAAAGtataatttgattcaattgTTTTGCACCTGCTCAtgtataaagaaaatatttcaaggGAAGACTAATATTTGGTCAATCCAAAgcttattttttctttggacACGAGGTGAATGGATCAactttattgattattttatttttcacaaggGGCAATGTGTCCCTTGTGTATTCATAATCTTTTATACTTTAATCACATTTGATGAGTAATCGGACGAgtagaaagagagagagcaTGGGGAGAAAGAGAGGTGCAAAGCATGGGATCAGAAACCAAAtgtatagaaagaaaaagtcaCCAGTCCCCACAAGGACAAGGGCCACAACAAATCTCGGAGTGCTCAATCCTCTCCCACGTGTGTCCTTGCATGTCTCCACCTCCCACACGTGTCAGCCTATCCCCACACCACCACCCTTCTGCTCCTTCTATAACCCATCTTCCGTCTTTTCTATCTTCAATCTCTCCCTCTGTCGCTCAACGATGGCTGACCGCCACTCCGGTTCAGGCCAAACCCAACGTCCACCTCGACCCACACCCGGTTCAGCATTCCTACGTAGACTCCACGACCACGCCCCCAACTCCACTCAATTCATCGGCTTCTTGGCCCTCATCGTCTCCGGCTGCATCTTGCTCTTCCTCACCGGCCTCACCATCACCGCCACTGTCATTGGCCTCATCTTCTTCACTCCCTTGATCCTCATTTCCAGCCCCATATGGGTTCCGGCCGGGACAGTTCTCTTCTTAGCTGCGGCTGGGTTCTTATCCATGTGCGGGTTCGGTCTGGCGGTTCTGGCCGGTCTGTCTTGGATATACAAGTACTTCAGGGGTTGGAACCCGCCCGGTTCTGGCAGGTTTGACTACGCCAGGAGCCGGATCGCGGACACGGCCAGCCACGTAAAGGACTACGCTAGGGAGTATGGTGGGTATTTGCAGAGTAAGGTGAAGGACGCGGCTCCTGGAGCCTGAGGGATCTTGAACCGAAAGGTTTTGAACCGGATCTAATACGCCGAACCGggttttctcttttctatttttagtagTATTTTGTTGCTTGTAGTGCCGTTTctatttccctttcttttttcccctattttttttgaacttttgcACGAAAGTTGGCTGAGTGTTGATTCGATCGGTTCACTGGTGTATTTTTGAAAGCATGAAGGATGATTGATCAAGATCTCTTGTTTCAAGTGAGGtttccttcttttccttcttctaATGTCATTCAAATTCGCCACCCGTGTCgttagtttgaaatttcatcactAAATCATTATGATATATTCTTTACGATCTCCTTAGGATGTCTCATTCTCATGGTTAGCTGATTGAAATTTTGTGCATTAAGTTTGACCAGGTAAACTTgtatcaaaaaatcaaaaagagaagtctaattaaattatactgaaaaaaaagaatcataGAAATGTAAGAgaattgatattatatttataaccGCCTTTGAATGTCGGAAAGGGTCTTAGATGATTATGAGACCAAGATCCACCCTGACCTCGtccactattttttatttttttattttttatttttcctagcTTTCAAGTTCTGATTAAAGTgcttttggtttggttttttaGTGCTATTGTTGCTTTTTGTTTGTAGTGTTTTCATTGTAGCCATTtggattttcatattttttatatttagaagaATCATTTTCAAGCGATTATTATAATCACTtttaagtaattcttcaaattttttaaaagtggttaataaaaattattaaacactttattattattattaaaaaaaatacttacaaGCAtcagaaaatgtaaaaaatgtttttagtccTTAAAAAAAGGCCATGTGGGTCTAAAGGGTCCTGTACAAGGATTGCCCCTGTCGGACGCAAGCCTATAGAGGTGAAGAGAGAGAGCCTAAAGGGTTCTTGGGCCAAGGAAGGTCCCTGTTGGGTGTAGCTTAAAGAGGCGGTGAGTGTCCAAAGGGCTTCGGGCCAAGGAGGGTTCAAAGGGTTCCGGGTGAGACAAAACAAAGGCTCAAAGTTTCCTAGGTTAAGGAAGGTCCCCGATGAGATCAAACCTGAAAAGACAGTGAAAGTTAGAAGGGCTTGGGACCAAGGTTGGTTTCTTGGCCAAGAAAAACATCGAACAAATTTGATCCCAATAAACAACACATGGTTAAGAAACCCCAAAACTCGATGAGATACATAAATACCTTTTATTCCCGATAAATAACAAGTGAGAAACCTAAAAACTCGATAAATGcgtaaatatcttttattttattttatgaaaataaaaagaaataggaaataCAAACCCTTTGTAAATTGGAAcgaaaagaaataaacaaagcTAAAAACCTACTTACATGATGCCAAATCCATTTCACAACTACAAAAACCGCTTTCCAACATCCCAGCTAGGCTGCAACATCATACATGTGAAACCAAGCaggtaaagagaaaataaattcacatgCCCTACGATTTTGTTTCTCCAATCCCACTACCCCTTTTAAATTTGAACGTTGAACTACTACCCAACTCACCCGCCGGTGCTTTCACTTCCGAAAAGCGTAACTCGGCAGCGGACTCGCACGCGGCGACCTGAGCGGCAGCTCCTGGAGCTGCTCCCCCTTATTATCGTAATATATTACGCCAGAGAAATCCAACGGCTGGCATTTATCCCCCATCAGGATCGCCCTCTGCCACACGCCGCCGTCTCCGAACCCTTCCTCTGCAACTTCTTTGCTGTCTAACTGTTCGCCCCCTTTCTTCTTATGCAGAAAAGGAATCGCCTTGTTGCTTATACTCGTCAGCAGCTGCTTGGGCCGCGCCAACGGCGACTTCGGAGAGATTCTCGAGTGGCTCACCTTTGTACGAAACTTGCTGGAGACTCGGCTGGCTTGCTTGGAGCACGAAGCCACAAGCGTCGATACGGAGTGGAGCAAGCCACTTGCGACCTTCTTGGAGGTTCCAAAGCCGGTGTTGGAGCCGATGTCGTGTTCTGGGCTATGGCGGGCCATGGCTGAGAGCTGTGAATGGTTTTATCGGGAGGGAAGGAGGAAGACGGTGGAGTATATATAGGTGAGGGCATAATGGAGGTGACCGGTGGTAGCCGGTTACCCTCTCTCCTTGACTCGCTCCTACATTTTCCTTATAAATCAAAAGAGTGTCTTGGTGGAAGGTCATCTTCCAACAGCGCGGGATATGACTGGTCCACGTACAAAACACAAAGCCTGGGGAGGAAAGCACTAGATCATGGCTTCCACTTGTCATGCCCTGCGTCTTGAGTTTTACTTTTACCTTGACAAAAAGCCTGCAGCCCACTTGCCAGGTCTTCCCCTTTTATTAAATGATGGAGGTCAATGGTGGACTGAGTTCATAAGCTTGAAATTTTGGGTGATTCACACCTCCCATGGACCCATCTCCATCACATCATTTCCAAATGAATATCTACTGATTATCAAATTAATGTGTGGTATATATGTTTTTAGGGGTTTAATTTAATCCACAAAATATGTAGACGACCAAAAAGATGGAACAGTGTGTGAGTGGAGTTTTGGTGGTGGGTGACCAAAGATTTTAAAAGAATGTTTAGGGTGTACCGTGTAACTAGAGAGGGTAGTGGAAGTAGGTTAGCTTCCATCCATGGACACCAATATCGGCGGTGGAGAGTGGCCAAGATTGACCAGGTAAACTCATATTTCAACCTCTGTGTATTCAAAGGAAAGTCCATGAATGATTTGTGCTTTACCTTTTAGCATTACTGGGCGATTTTAGCGTTGGAGGTCTTTGGGTCGGTTCTTCAGCCACCTTAGGCTGCACAAAGTGCAGAATGTAGGGTTGGAATCTCTTGGAGAAAAGGGAAAGGAACACGTGGGGctcattctctttttctccAAAAAGGAAAGGAATGTGCTGAACGCTCAAGAccattcatattattataacGTTTGATTATTTAGTTGGGTTAGATTATTTCTATTCTTTCAAAGCATCCCAACCGTTGATCAGATAAATCCATTTTTTGAAAGAACTCCTCTTTAGTGATCCCTTCTCTTTTTACCCGTTAATCTTCAGACTTACCCTTCTTGTTTCATCAATTAATCTTATCCTGGTATCTTATTCTCtagattgagaaaaataaatatttttatgaatattaaaCTAATATAGTTCCATATATTGTTTAAATCAtgtgaatgtttttatttatttatgagaaaataCTAATAAGGatgattatttaatatttaagcataatttaaaattaatattatttaaaacaatttaaggGTTGAATTAATGGTATGTTTGacaaaccaatttaataatttaatgacttaatttatattaatatgaaaTCTTTTTTGTAAACATAGTCGTAGATACATATGTCACAGGCGAAAgcatagaaatatttttttataatttactcaaaaaaaaaaaaggaattatagAGGAAGGAAAAAGGTCAAATCATTTAAAAACGAAATGGGCAAGaaaatcaaaaaggaaaattacaaaattgtgCAGGTGGGAAAATAGAAATTTCTACGCATACTTCTTAGCCTTCTCCAAAACGTTTCCACACTTCCCCAACGTTTTCCGTGGAAGTTCCCCACCATTATTCAAAAGTCGCAGCCAGGGATCGAGCTTTTCAAACAAGCAAAAATGACACATTCCAAGACGTTTCCGAGCATATGTTGTGTGAGATAACGTGGCACTTGGCTTCCATTGGGTATAATTGGTTTGGTTTCAACTTTCAAGCTTATTGACCAGCTCGAGGCCTTATTTTGAATCATGGACGGGCATATTATAAGCTTTGTGGTCAAATTACGATTATTAaggcacctttttttttttctaagtgtgTAGGTCTTTACTAAAATGATAACTCCACAAGAATTCAAGTGGATCATATTCGGAAACGATTCAGCTCGCATTTGAGGCAACTTTTCTATTGGATTCCTTTCACTTCATGTTATAATTGCCTAGAACGAAAAGGTTAAgagtcaattttttattttaaaataaattaaataaaaattttgaataaaattttataagattaAATACGTTTTACTTTTTCTATAGGTATCGTGTTTTAGACTTTGTTCCATAACATTTAAAACTCAATACTTTGTTcctcaaatttgttaaaatgtGACACTTTGCTTCCAAAACTtactaaaaaatcaataaataatttgttaagtaaataaacaagttaaaatacaaagaaaaatatttattatccaaGTTCAGGTTTGTCACAGTAGTTCTTCGTAGCTGTATGcgaaaatcacaaataatcatgtaaatatccttctaagataaaaaaaattaagaccaATAGTTCTATTTGaagttaaaatataaagaaaaataaaatcacgaATAGTCATGTAAAcatccttttaaaataaataattaagacTGATAGTTACTATAATTTAAAGGTACTTGATAAATTTTACTTCAAGACTATTAATTTAAAGTTGATTTTATCTAATTACATCTTAGTGTTTGaatcaaaatacaaaacatatcaatttcttttgtaattttataaaaggTTTGTGActaaatattgatatttaaaaagtttagaAGGTAAAATATCGAGTTTTGAATTGACGGAAACAAATAgtaaaacatattaaaagtTTAAggtaaaattatattcaaaattttatttttaataaaaaaaatataaatgtataaaatgaaactttgtgattgtattaatttaaatacataattaaaatgataaggttaaggaaaaaaaaaaggttaaaatagAGCTAAATTAGTACACATTAaaagacaatttaaaaaaattaaatatttcattgtGTGACCATTAAATGAGCAAAGTTGTAATTAGTATCAAACATCTCTTAACTAAACAAATcaatttactaaaataaaataaaaaattcggATGTAatgaatgaatttaaaaattaaaaactaaaaaatcaatttatagttataaaatttaaaagaaaaaaaaatacaagtgggcctatgtttttttttatttttagtctgagaattttaataaaaagaagattttaCCTAAGAAACTCAAAACCTTTAACAACTATTTcttttgattatgttttttgaTTCCATATAATACAagataaaataggaaataaaataattctataaTACATGTGATGAGATAAATAATGGGGTATATTAT is part of the Vitis riparia cultivar Riparia Gloire de Montpellier isolate 1030 chromosome 17, EGFV_Vit.rip_1.0, whole genome shotgun sequence genome and harbors:
- the LOC117904813 gene encoding protein CHUP1, chloroplastic-like, which translates into the protein MFVKVSFVAAASVAAFAVSRIKIQSSRKRNPPIKPAEIDDSSFQQEEIEEDGEEKSADSEFSVEEEEEIKGSTTRRKMEQNLNLPKRRESGNPQDVTGEIGILQNAVKEMERKRRTLEGKLLEMYGIKEQRSYIAQLQKHLKVKTEEVDFLSITVNSLRAETKKLQEEAKEGVLVEKQLEIAKKRIKELHEKMTTDRNWARKKLLTLAREVSGFEKTGISSTDHENVEKKSGSVEFKAMEMKRRNKELEMETGGLKIMLVAAEDKANALSDMTEDKLEEEMNKFRHANESLSKQIEKLRKNRFGIIEELMYQRSLNACLRFESQNYLTPPILRKNSSQESHGNKTPTPIPHHNSYSKSSSSSSIDRTTIDSSSSSERSISKKYGLIHNIRRWGRRKDNPRLVVSSSERSSRENSPFKAGGLIRRLSMSDVPLQRKENDSTGLVGITPSRKIKRVQFSTQSQEVQSVFDLERNPIDTVAWLRSTGDLDDKKNTAMQSSRAGSLMGGDEKHEVSLKKASHCRDLSGTDMGNGKVESGDKEELHHSNMLPNVLHSDSRVWTPLRSSSFS
- the LOC117904815 gene encoding uncharacterized protein LOC117904815; translation: MARHSPEHDIGSNTGFGTSKKVASGLLHSVSTLVASCSKQASRVSSKFRTKVSHSRISPKSPLARPKQLLTSISNKAIPFLHKKKGGEQLDSKEVAEEGFGDGGVWQRAILMGDKCQPLDFSGVIYYDNKGEQLQELPLRSPRASPLPSYAFRK
- the LOC117904814 gene encoding oleosin 1 — protein: MADRHSGSGQTQRPPRPTPGSAFLRRLHDHAPNSTQFIGFLALIVSGCILLFLTGLTITATVIGLIFFTPLILISSPIWVPAGTVLFLAAAGFLSMCGFGLAVLAGLSWIYKYFRGWNPPGSGRFDYARSRIADTASHVKDYAREYGGYLQSKVKDAAPGA